A single window of Kitasatospora sp. HUAS MG31 DNA harbors:
- the hisF gene encoding imidazole glycerol phosphate synthase subunit HisF, with product MTLAVRVIPCLDVDAGRVVKGVNFQNLRDAGDPVELAKLYDAQGADELTFLDITASSGDRETTYDVVRRTAEQVFIPLTVGGGVRTVDDVNRLLRAGADKVGVNTAAIARPELIREIAERFGRQVLVLSVDARRCPPGTTTDSGFEVTTHGGRRGTGLDAVEWAYRATELGAGEILLNSMDADGTKDGYDLEMIRAARKAVSVPVIASGGAGKLADFAPAVDAGADAVLAASVFHFGDLTIGQVKDALRETGHPVR from the coding sequence GTGACCCTCGCAGTACGTGTCATCCCCTGTCTCGACGTCGACGCCGGACGGGTCGTCAAGGGTGTCAACTTCCAGAACCTGCGCGACGCCGGCGACCCGGTCGAGCTCGCCAAGCTGTACGACGCCCAGGGCGCGGACGAGCTGACCTTCCTGGACATCACCGCCTCCTCCGGCGACCGGGAGACCACGTACGACGTGGTCCGGCGGACCGCCGAGCAGGTGTTCATCCCGCTCACCGTCGGCGGCGGGGTGCGGACCGTGGACGACGTGAACCGGCTGCTGCGGGCCGGCGCCGACAAGGTCGGGGTCAACACCGCGGCGATCGCCCGGCCGGAGCTGATCCGGGAGATCGCCGAGCGGTTCGGCCGCCAGGTGCTGGTGCTCTCGGTGGACGCCCGCCGCTGCCCGCCCGGGACGACCACCGACTCCGGCTTCGAGGTCACCACCCACGGCGGACGCCGCGGCACCGGCCTGGACGCCGTCGAATGGGCCTACCGGGCCACCGAGTTGGGCGCCGGCGAGATCCTGCTCAACTCGATGGACGCGGACGGCACCAAGGACGGCTACGACCTGGAGATGATCCGGGCCGCCCGCAAGGCCGTCTCCGTCCCGGTGATCGCCTCCGGCGGCGCCGGCAAGCTCGCCGACTTCGCCCCGGCCGTGGACGCCGGCGCCGACGCCGTCCTCGCCGCCAGCGTCTTCCACTTCGGCGACCTGACCATCGGCCAGGTCAAGGACGCCCTCCGGGAGACCGGCCACCCCGTCCGCTGA
- a CDS encoding RidA family protein, protein MTETPATRRVERVSGYSPWEDEFGFSRAVVAGDFVLVAGSTAYDSGMVQHEGNPYQQTLAAFGVAFQALERYGLSAADVVRTRMYVTHVRDTDEVGRAHKTLFDEIRPVATMVVVEGLVDSRMMVEVEVEAYRAGLATSLEGKQ, encoded by the coding sequence ATGACCGAGACCCCGGCCACCCGACGAGTCGAACGAGTCTCCGGCTACTCGCCCTGGGAGGACGAGTTCGGATTCTCCCGCGCGGTGGTGGCCGGGGACTTCGTCCTCGTCGCGGGCAGCACGGCCTACGACAGCGGCATGGTCCAGCACGAGGGCAACCCGTACCAGCAGACCCTCGCCGCCTTCGGGGTGGCGTTCCAGGCCCTTGAGCGGTACGGCCTCTCGGCTGCGGACGTGGTCCGTACCCGGATGTACGTCACCCACGTCCGCGACACCGACGAGGTCGGTCGGGCGCACAAGACGCTCTTCGACGAGATCCGCCCGGTGGCGACCATGGTCGTCGTCGAGGGACTGGTCGACTCCCGGATGATGGTCGAGGTCGAGGTCGAGGCCTACCGTGCCGGGCTCGCAACCTCCTTGGAAGGCAAGCAGTGA
- the priA gene encoding bifunctional 1-(5-phosphoribosyl)-5-((5-phosphoribosylamino)methylideneamino)imidazole-4-carboxamide isomerase/phosphoribosylanthranilate isomerase PriA, whose translation MSRLELLPAVDVRDGQAVRLVKGASGTETSFGEPLAAALAWQSAGAEWLHLVDLDAAFGTGSNRELLAEVTGRLDIKVELSGGIRDDESLAAALATGCTRVNLGTAALEAPEWVAKVIAEHGDKIAVGLDVVGTTLRGRGWTRDGGDLYEVLARLDSEGCARYVVTDVNRDGTLTGPNLELLRNVCAATDKPVVASGGVSSLDDLRAIATLVPEGVEGSIVGKALYEQKFTLEEALEAVSR comes from the coding sequence GTGAGCCGCCTCGAACTCCTTCCCGCCGTCGACGTCCGCGACGGCCAGGCCGTCCGCCTGGTCAAGGGCGCCTCCGGCACCGAGACCTCCTTCGGCGAGCCGCTCGCCGCCGCCCTGGCCTGGCAGTCCGCCGGCGCCGAGTGGCTGCACCTGGTCGACCTGGACGCCGCCTTCGGCACCGGCAGCAACCGCGAGCTGCTCGCCGAGGTCACCGGCCGCCTCGACATCAAGGTCGAGCTGTCCGGCGGCATCCGCGACGACGAGTCGCTGGCCGCCGCCCTGGCCACCGGCTGCACCCGGGTCAACCTCGGCACCGCCGCCCTGGAGGCCCCGGAGTGGGTCGCCAAGGTCATCGCCGAGCACGGCGACAAGATCGCCGTCGGCCTGGACGTGGTCGGCACCACCCTGCGCGGCCGCGGCTGGACCCGCGACGGCGGCGACCTGTACGAGGTGCTGGCCCGCCTCGACTCCGAGGGCTGCGCCCGCTACGTGGTCACCGACGTCAACCGGGACGGCACCCTGACCGGCCCCAACCTGGAGCTGCTGCGCAACGTCTGCGCCGCCACCGACAAGCCGGTGGTGGCCTCCGGCGGCGTGTCCTCCCTGGACGACCTGCGGGCGATCGCCACTCTGGTCCCCGAGGGTGTCGAGGGCTCCATCGTGGGCAAGGCCCTCTACGAGCAGAAGTTCACCCTCGAAGAGGCCCTGGAGGCTGTTTCCCGATGA
- the hisH gene encoding imidazole glycerol phosphate synthase subunit HisH, with the protein MGKNVVVLDYGSGNLRSAQRAVERTGANVTVTSDFETAMAADGLLVPGVGAFEACMRGLKAVRGDWIIGRRLSGGRPVMGICVGMQILFEKGVEHGVETAGCDEWPGTVEPLEAPVVPHMGWNTVDAPEGSRMFAGMDADTHFYFVHSYGVRRWELEVHSARLNAPLVTWATHGQPFVAAVENGPLWATQFHPEKSGDAGAALLTNWVNTL; encoded by the coding sequence ATGGGCAAGAACGTCGTCGTCCTCGACTACGGATCCGGCAACCTCCGCTCGGCCCAGCGCGCCGTGGAGCGCACCGGGGCGAACGTCACCGTCACCTCGGACTTCGAGACCGCCATGGCGGCCGACGGCCTGCTGGTCCCCGGCGTGGGCGCCTTCGAGGCCTGCATGCGCGGGCTGAAGGCCGTCCGCGGCGACTGGATCATCGGCCGCCGGCTCTCCGGCGGCCGCCCGGTGATGGGCATCTGCGTCGGCATGCAGATCCTCTTCGAGAAGGGGGTCGAGCACGGTGTGGAGACCGCCGGCTGCGACGAGTGGCCGGGCACCGTGGAGCCGCTGGAGGCACCGGTCGTCCCGCACATGGGCTGGAACACCGTGGACGCCCCCGAGGGCAGCCGGATGTTCGCCGGCATGGACGCGGACACCCACTTCTACTTCGTCCACTCCTACGGCGTGCGCCGCTGGGAGCTGGAGGTCCACAGCGCCCGGCTGAACGCCCCGCTGGTCACCTGGGCCACCCACGGCCAGCCGTTCGTCGCCGCCGTGGAGAACGGCCCGCTGTGGGCCACCCAGTTCCATCCGGAGAAGTCCGGCGACGCCGGCGCCGCCCTGCTGACCAACTGGGTCAACACCCTCTGA
- the hisB gene encoding imidazoleglycerol-phosphate dehydratase HisB, with protein sequence MSRIGRVERTTKETSVLVEIDLDGTGKTDISTDVGFFDHMLDQLGRHGLFDLTVKTDGDLHIDTHHTIEDTALALGAAFRQALGDKVGIYRFGNCTVPLDESLAQVTVDLSGRPYLVHTEPENMAPMIGSYDTTMTRHILESFVAQAQIALHVHVPYGRNAHHIVECQFKALARALRYASERDTRAAGILPSTKGAL encoded by the coding sequence ATGTCCCGTATCGGCCGCGTCGAACGCACCACCAAGGAGACCTCGGTCCTCGTCGAGATCGATCTCGACGGCACCGGAAAGACCGACATCTCCACGGACGTCGGGTTCTTCGACCACATGCTCGACCAGCTCGGCCGCCACGGTCTCTTCGACCTCACCGTGAAGACCGACGGCGACCTGCACATCGACACCCACCACACCATCGAGGACACCGCCCTCGCCCTCGGCGCCGCCTTCCGGCAGGCGCTCGGCGACAAGGTCGGCATCTACCGCTTCGGCAACTGCACCGTCCCGCTGGACGAGTCGCTCGCCCAGGTCACCGTGGACCTCTCCGGCCGCCCGTACCTGGTGCACACCGAGCCCGAGAACATGGCGCCGATGATCGGCAGCTACGACACCACCATGACCCGGCACATCCTGGAGTCCTTCGTGGCCCAGGCCCAGATAGCGCTGCACGTCCACGTCCCGTACGGGCGCAACGCGCACCACATCGTGGAGTGCCAGTTCAAGGCCCTGGCCCGGGCGCTGCGCTACGCGAGCGAGCGTGACACGCGGGCCGCCGGCATCCTCCCCTCGACGAAGGGCGCACTGTGA
- a CDS encoding histidinol-phosphate transaminase — protein sequence MTTIDDLPIRDELRGQSPYGAPQLDVPVQLNTNENPYPLPEALVARIAERVAEAARHLNRYPDRDAVELRTELAAYLTRTTGHPVGRAQVWAANGSNEVLQQLLQTFGGPGRTALGFEPSYSMHALISRGTGTGWISGPRNEDFTVDLDAAVATIAERRPHVVFVCSPNNPTGTAVEADTVLALYEAAQAARPSLVIVDEAYVEFSHRASLLPLLEGRPNLVVSRTMSKAFGAAGLRLGYLAADAAVVDAVQLVRLPYHLSAVTQATALACLEHTDTLLGYVERLKAERDRLVDALRGLGLEVTDSDANFIQFGRFADTHAVWQAILDRGVLVRDNGVPGWLRVTAGTPAENDAFLDAVRFVIKEL from the coding sequence GTGACCACCATCGACGACCTCCCGATCCGGGACGAGCTGCGCGGCCAGTCCCCGTACGGCGCGCCGCAGCTGGACGTGCCCGTCCAGCTGAACACCAACGAGAACCCCTACCCGCTGCCCGAGGCGCTGGTCGCCCGGATCGCCGAGCGGGTCGCCGAGGCCGCCCGCCACCTCAACCGCTACCCCGACCGGGACGCGGTGGAGCTGCGCACCGAGCTCGCCGCCTACCTGACCCGGACCACCGGCCACCCGGTCGGCCGCGCCCAGGTGTGGGCCGCCAACGGCTCCAACGAGGTGCTCCAGCAGCTGCTGCAGACCTTCGGCGGCCCGGGCCGCACCGCCCTCGGCTTCGAGCCCTCGTACTCGATGCACGCGCTGATCTCCCGCGGCACCGGCACCGGCTGGATCTCCGGCCCGCGCAACGAGGACTTCACCGTCGACCTGGACGCGGCCGTCGCGACGATCGCCGAGCGGCGCCCGCACGTGGTCTTCGTCTGCTCGCCGAACAACCCGACCGGCACCGCCGTCGAGGCCGACACCGTGCTCGCCCTGTACGAGGCCGCGCAGGCGGCCCGGCCGAGCCTGGTGATCGTGGACGAGGCGTACGTGGAGTTCTCGCACCGCGCCTCGCTGCTGCCGCTGCTGGAGGGCCGCCCCAACCTGGTGGTCTCCCGGACGATGTCCAAGGCGTTCGGCGCCGCGGGCCTCAGGCTCGGCTACCTGGCGGCCGACGCCGCCGTGGTGGACGCGGTGCAGCTGGTCCGGCTGCCGTACCACCTCTCGGCGGTCACCCAGGCCACCGCGCTGGCCTGCCTGGAGCACACCGACACCCTGCTCGGCTACGTCGAGCGGCTGAAGGCCGAGCGCGACCGCCTGGTCGACGCGCTGCGCGGCCTCGGCCTGGAGGTCACCGACTCCGACGCCAACTTCATCCAGTTCGGCCGCTTCGCCGACACCCACGCCGTGTGGCAGGCGATCCTCGACCGGGGCGTCCTGGTCCGCGACAACGGCGTCCCCGGGTGGCTGCGCGTCACCGCCGGCACCCCTGCGGAGAACGACGCCTTCCTGGACGCCGTCCGCTTTGTGATCAAGGAGCTGTAA
- the hisD gene encoding histidinol dehydrogenase, producing the protein MISRIDLRGSSVDPRDVLPRAEFDVAAALEKVRPIAEDVRHRGVAALIEITERFDGVRLESTRVPEEQLTAALETLDPKVRAALEESIRRARIVHGDQRRTGHTTQVVPGGTVSQRWVPVDRVGLYVPGGLAVYPSSVVMNVVPAQEAGVRGIAVSSPPQKAFGGRVHPTILAACALLGVTEVYAVGGAQAVAMFALGTEECAPVNMVTGPGNIYVAAAKRLFAGRIGIDSEAGPTEIAVLADDSADAAEVAADLISQAEHGPTSGSVLVTDSAELADAVEAELKTQVARTRHSERVAEALGGRQSGIILVDDLEQGLDVVNAYAAEHLEIQTRDAHAVAERVRNAGAIFIGRFTPVSLGDYAAGSNHVLPTGGCACHSSGLSVQTFLRGVQVVEYDREALAGIAAHVVNLADAEDLPGHGDAIKARFEWTVPGT; encoded by the coding sequence GTGATCTCTCGAATCGACCTGCGCGGTTCCTCCGTGGACCCGCGCGACGTGCTGCCCCGTGCCGAGTTCGACGTCGCGGCCGCCCTGGAGAAGGTGCGGCCGATCGCGGAGGACGTACGCCATCGCGGTGTCGCGGCGCTGATCGAGATCACCGAGCGGTTCGACGGGGTGCGGCTGGAGTCCACCCGCGTCCCCGAGGAGCAGCTGACGGCCGCCCTGGAGACCCTGGACCCGAAGGTCAGGGCCGCCCTGGAGGAGTCGATCCGGCGGGCCCGGATCGTCCACGGCGACCAGCGCCGCACCGGGCACACCACCCAGGTGGTGCCCGGCGGTACGGTCTCGCAGCGCTGGGTGCCGGTCGACCGCGTCGGTCTGTACGTTCCCGGCGGCCTCGCGGTCTACCCCTCCTCCGTGGTGATGAACGTGGTGCCGGCGCAGGAGGCGGGCGTGCGCGGCATCGCCGTGAGCTCCCCGCCGCAGAAGGCGTTCGGGGGCCGGGTCCACCCGACGATCCTGGCGGCCTGCGCGCTGCTCGGCGTCACCGAGGTGTACGCGGTGGGCGGCGCCCAGGCGGTGGCGATGTTCGCGCTGGGCACCGAGGAGTGCGCGCCGGTGAACATGGTCACCGGCCCCGGCAACATCTACGTGGCCGCCGCCAAGCGCCTGTTCGCCGGCCGGATCGGCATCGACTCCGAGGCCGGTCCGACCGAGATCGCCGTCCTCGCCGACGACAGCGCGGACGCCGCCGAGGTGGCCGCCGACCTGATCAGCCAGGCCGAGCACGGCCCGACCTCCGGCTCGGTGCTGGTCACCGACTCGGCGGAGCTGGCCGACGCGGTCGAGGCCGAGCTGAAGACCCAGGTCGCCCGCACCCGGCACAGCGAGCGGGTCGCCGAGGCCCTCGGCGGCCGGCAGTCCGGCATCATCCTGGTCGACGACCTGGAGCAGGGCCTGGACGTGGTGAACGCCTACGCCGCCGAGCACCTGGAGATCCAGACCCGGGACGCCCACGCGGTCGCCGAGCGGGTCCGCAACGCCGGCGCGATCTTCATCGGCCGGTTCACCCCGGTCTCGCTGGGCGACTACGCCGCCGGCTCCAACCACGTACTGCCCACCGGCGGCTGCGCCTGCCACTCCTCCGGCCTGTCCGTGCAGACCTTCCTGCGCGGCGTCCAGGTCGTCGAGTACGACCGCGAGGCGCTGGCCGGCATCGCCGCGCACGTGGTGAACCTGGCCGACGCCGAGGACCTCCCGGGCCACGGCGACGCCATCAAGGCCCGATTCGAGTGGACGGTGCCCGGCACGTGA
- a CDS encoding oxidoreductase — protein sequence MEQAPSDWTPIEQGLWQAFRNGEVYDLRSRPERPENLFHPVEGPAEAGVSHDDVDDPFSGHVWGPERTIRAEVIARLLLSGPEPRPGRVASLKLIGARITHPLTLAGGEITHYVELHRCRFMRKVLISEASAGTIRMVGCRIPRLEASRLSTAGDLHLARCEIRGGVRLTDAKIGTDLLLNQSQIGPDRYGRALSADGVSVNQDVEADRIEVRGELSLRSARIGGRLSLRGAQLHSVPGNPTCLNAVRISVGHTLYLSASDDGGWAGSRTVYGSGYGEWTGAPEGPTTPFRAYGKVRLADGRFENACLISDAEFHLGPGEEISLNRIQTPELRFTCRTPPTGRVTLARARVGNLVDAPTSWPDGGRVGLTGFTYESLRPVAPFPVQDRIEWLDGSADFHPESYEQLAAALRRDGLDEDARHVQYAKQRRRRRTLPLPGRLWGHVQDIAVGYGYRPGRAGLWLLLTWAAGAVYFAENPPPAIKPDEQPTWNPVLYALSKVLPLIDLGQGGWNPDRAGQYVSAGLVLTGWVLATTVLAGATRLLQRG from the coding sequence GTGGAACAGGCTCCGAGCGACTGGACGCCGATCGAGCAGGGCCTGTGGCAGGCGTTCCGCAACGGCGAGGTGTACGACCTGCGGAGCCGGCCCGAGCGGCCCGAGAACCTGTTCCACCCGGTGGAGGGGCCGGCGGAGGCGGGAGTCAGCCACGACGACGTGGACGACCCGTTCTCCGGGCACGTCTGGGGTCCGGAGCGGACCATCCGCGCCGAGGTGATCGCCCGGCTGCTGCTCAGCGGCCCCGAGCCGCGCCCCGGGCGGGTCGCCTCGCTCAAGCTGATCGGCGCCCGGATCACCCACCCGCTCACCCTGGCCGGCGGTGAGATCACCCACTACGTGGAGCTGCACCGCTGCCGGTTCATGCGCAAGGTGCTGATCTCCGAGGCCTCCGCCGGGACGATCCGGATGGTCGGCTGCCGGATCCCGAGGCTGGAGGCCTCCCGGCTGTCCACCGCGGGCGACCTGCACCTCGCCCGCTGCGAGATCCGCGGCGGCGTCCGGCTCACCGACGCCAAGATCGGCACCGACCTGCTGCTCAACCAGTCGCAGATCGGCCCGGACCGCTACGGCCGGGCGCTGTCCGCCGACGGCGTCTCGGTCAACCAGGACGTGGAGGCCGACCGGATCGAGGTCCGCGGCGAGCTCAGCCTGCGCTCCGCCCGGATCGGCGGCCGGCTCTCGCTGCGCGGCGCCCAGCTGCACAGCGTCCCCGGCAACCCGACCTGCCTCAACGCGGTCCGGATATCCGTCGGCCACACCCTCTACCTCAGCGCCTCCGACGACGGCGGCTGGGCCGGCTCCCGCACCGTCTACGGATCCGGCTACGGCGAGTGGACCGGCGCGCCCGAGGGCCCGACCACCCCGTTCCGCGCGTACGGCAAGGTGCGGCTGGCCGACGGCCGGTTCGAGAACGCCTGCCTGATCTCCGACGCCGAGTTCCACCTCGGGCCCGGCGAGGAGATCTCCCTCAACCGGATCCAGACCCCCGAGCTGCGCTTCACCTGCCGCACCCCGCCCACCGGCCGGGTCACCCTCGCCCGGGCCCGGGTCGGCAACCTGGTCGACGCCCCCACCAGCTGGCCCGACGGCGGCCGGGTCGGGCTGACCGGTTTCACCTACGAGTCGCTCCGGCCGGTCGCCCCTTTCCCCGTCCAGGACCGGATCGAGTGGCTCGACGGCTCCGCCGACTTCCACCCCGAGTCCTACGAGCAGCTCGCCGCCGCCCTGCGCCGCGACGGCCTCGACGAGGACGCCCGCCACGTCCAGTACGCCAAGCAGCGCCGCCGGCGCCGCACCCTGCCGCTGCCCGGCCGGCTCTGGGGCCACGTCCAGGACATCGCCGTCGGCTACGGCTACCGGCCGGGCCGCGCCGGGCTGTGGCTGCTGCTCACCTGGGCCGCCGGCGCCGTCTACTTCGCCGAGAACCCGCCACCGGCGATCAAGCCGGACGAGCAGCCCACCTGGAACCCGGTGCTGTACGCGCTCAGCAAGGTGCTGCCGCTGATCGACCTCGGGCAGGGCGGCTGGAACCCGGACCGCGCCGGACAGTACGTGTCGGCCGGGCTGGTGCTCACCGGCTGGGTGCTGGCCACCACCGTCCTGGCGGGCGCCACCCGGCTCCTCCAGCGCGGCTGA
- a CDS encoding LON peptidase substrate-binding domain-containing protein — protein sequence MTERLPLFPLNTVLYPGLVMPLVVFEERYRRLVADLLAQPEDQPRRFGVLAIRDGREVAPVRENDRPAGPLDGFGTVTGDPLEAIHRIGCVADVASIREQPGGRYELLVTGTTRFRLESVDAGGAYLVGETETIEEQQGVGAGALASAVEQAFRSYQKRLAGAREATLNGEQELPEDPRVLSYLVAAAAVLPAPVKQELLACPDTAQRLGRELDLLRRENSLLAWHPTLPATDLTRQAFSPN from the coding sequence GTGACTGAACGGCTTCCGCTCTTCCCGCTCAACACGGTCCTCTATCCGGGCCTGGTGATGCCACTGGTCGTGTTCGAGGAGCGGTACCGCCGGCTGGTCGCCGACCTGCTCGCCCAGCCGGAGGACCAGCCGCGCCGGTTCGGGGTGCTCGCCATCCGGGACGGCCGCGAGGTCGCCCCCGTCCGCGAGAACGACCGACCCGCCGGACCGCTGGACGGCTTCGGCACCGTCACCGGCGACCCGCTGGAGGCCATCCACCGGATCGGCTGCGTCGCCGACGTCGCCTCGATCCGGGAGCAGCCCGGCGGGCGGTACGAACTGCTGGTCACCGGGACGACCCGGTTCCGGCTGGAGTCCGTGGACGCCGGCGGGGCGTACCTGGTCGGCGAGACGGAGACCATCGAGGAGCAGCAGGGGGTCGGCGCCGGGGCGCTCGCCTCCGCGGTGGAACAGGCGTTCCGCTCCTACCAGAAGCGGCTGGCCGGGGCCCGGGAGGCGACCCTCAACGGGGAGCAGGAGCTGCCGGAGGATCCGCGGGTGCTGTCGTACCTGGTGGCGGCGGCCGCCGTGCTGCCCGCACCCGTCAAGCAGGAACTGCTCGCCTGCCCCGACACCGCCCAGCGGCTCGGCCGGGAACTCGACCTCCTCCGCCGCGAGAACTCCCTCCTCGCCTGGCACCCCACCCTCCCCGCCACCGACCTCACCCGCCAGGCCTTCAGCCCCAACTAG
- the ybaK gene encoding Cys-tRNA(Pro) deacylase produces the protein MAKKAKKGGQGTPATVALEAAGVAFTVHAYEHDPAAPSYGGEAAEALGIPAARVFKTLVADVDGKLTVGVVPVSGQLDLKALAAAVGGKRAAMADPAAAERSSGYVLGGISPLGQRRPLRTVLDDSVLAHPTVFVSAGRRGLEVELAPADLIALTGAATAAIGR, from the coding sequence ATGGCGAAGAAGGCGAAGAAGGGCGGCCAGGGCACACCCGCCACCGTGGCGCTGGAGGCGGCCGGGGTGGCGTTCACGGTCCACGCGTACGAGCACGACCCCGCCGCCCCCTCGTACGGCGGTGAGGCCGCCGAGGCGCTGGGGATCCCGGCGGCGCGGGTGTTCAAGACGCTGGTGGCGGACGTGGACGGCAAGCTGACGGTCGGCGTGGTGCCGGTGTCGGGGCAGCTGGACCTGAAGGCGCTGGCGGCGGCGGTCGGCGGCAAGCGGGCCGCGATGGCGGACCCGGCGGCGGCGGAGCGGAGCAGCGGCTACGTCCTCGGCGGGATCTCCCCGCTGGGCCAGCGCCGCCCGCTGCGGACGGTGCTGGACGACAGTGTCCTCGCCCACCCGACGGTGTTCGTCTCGGCGGGCCGCCGCGGTCTGGAGGTGGAACTCGCCCCGGCGGACCTGATCGCCCTCACCGGAGCCGCCACCGCCGCGATCGGCCGCTGA
- a CDS encoding ABC transporter permease, translating into MTLLEAPTPAVAVPPAPLAPAARLLPSLAAVYRAQLARAKVARIPLLFVATFQSLGILVMMRGVVDPGDNPAAHAVVAGSSVLVVAFVALNLLAQYFGKLRATGGLDHYATLPVPPAAVVLGAAAAYASFTLPGALVTALAGAWMFGLPTGQLWVLLAVVPLAGAALSGLGAACGLLAPRQEIATLLGQLGMSAALLLGVLPASHLPQPVQWLRDLLPSTYGVEALAETFGPGPDWAVVLGDLGVCAGVGVASLALATWAYRRATR; encoded by the coding sequence GTGACCCTGCTCGAAGCCCCCACCCCGGCCGTCGCCGTCCCGCCCGCGCCGCTGGCCCCCGCCGCCCGCCTGCTGCCCTCGCTCGCGGCCGTCTACCGCGCCCAGCTCGCCCGGGCCAAGGTGGCCAGGATCCCGCTGCTGTTCGTCGCCACCTTCCAGTCGCTCGGCATCCTGGTGATGATGCGCGGCGTGGTCGACCCCGGCGACAACCCCGCCGCGCACGCCGTGGTGGCCGGCTCCAGCGTGCTGGTGGTCGCCTTCGTGGCGCTCAACCTGCTCGCCCAGTACTTCGGGAAGCTGCGCGCCACCGGCGGCCTCGACCACTACGCGACGCTGCCCGTGCCGCCCGCCGCCGTGGTGCTGGGCGCCGCCGCCGCGTACGCCTCGTTCACCCTGCCGGGCGCACTGGTCACCGCGCTGGCGGGCGCCTGGATGTTCGGCCTGCCGACCGGGCAGCTGTGGGTGCTGCTCGCCGTGGTGCCGCTGGCCGGCGCCGCGCTCTCCGGCCTCGGCGCCGCCTGCGGGCTGCTCGCCCCCCGCCAGGAGATCGCCACCCTGCTCGGCCAGCTCGGGATGTCCGCCGCGCTGCTGCTCGGCGTCCTGCCCGCCTCGCACCTGCCGCAGCCCGTCCAGTGGCTGCGCGACCTGCTGCCCTCCACCTACGGCGTGGAGGCCCTGGCCGAGACCTTCGGGCCCGGCCCCGACTGGGCGGTGGTCCTCGGCGACCTGGGCGTCTGCGCGGGCGTCGGCGTCGCCTCGCTGGCCCTGGCGACCTGGGCCTACCGGCGGGCCACCCGCTGA
- a CDS encoding ABC transporter ATP-binding protein: MAKAYRSGSGAAATEIRANDGIDLDVRQGEVFGLLGPNGAGKSTLVRQLTGLLRPDRGSIDLLGHDLVRHPERAPRLLAYLGQESTALDELTVALAAETTGRLRGLGRSAARSAAAEVITELGLEPIAGRPLAKLSGGQRRLACFAAALVGERPLLVLDEPTTGMDPVARRAVWSAVDRRRAERGTTVLLVTHNVIEAETVLDRVAVIDEGRVIACDTPGGLKALVDGDVRLDLVWRTEAPTGVPAVAALAERAERTGRRWTVRTTPEQARELVAAVTTGPAFAALDDFTLATPSLEDAYLKLGGRHGGLVR; this comes from the coding sequence CTGGCCAAGGCGTACCGCTCCGGCAGCGGGGCCGCGGCCACCGAGATCCGGGCCAACGACGGCATCGACCTGGACGTGCGGCAGGGCGAGGTCTTCGGCCTGCTCGGCCCGAACGGCGCCGGCAAGTCCACCCTGGTCCGCCAGCTCACCGGCCTGCTGCGGCCCGACCGCGGCAGCATCGACCTGCTCGGCCACGACCTGGTCCGGCACCCGGAGCGGGCGCCGCGGCTGCTGGCGTACCTCGGCCAGGAGTCCACCGCCCTGGACGAGCTGACCGTGGCGCTGGCCGCCGAGACCACCGGACGGCTGCGCGGCCTCGGCCGGAGCGCGGCCCGGTCCGCCGCCGCCGAGGTGATCACCGAGCTGGGCCTGGAGCCGATCGCCGGCCGCCCGCTCGCCAAGCTATCCGGCGGGCAGCGCCGGCTGGCCTGCTTCGCCGCCGCCCTGGTGGGGGAGCGGCCGCTGCTGGTCCTGGACGAGCCCACCACCGGCATGGACCCGGTCGCCCGCCGCGCCGTCTGGTCCGCCGTGGACCGCCGCCGTGCCGAGCGCGGCACCACCGTGCTGCTGGTCACCCACAACGTGATCGAGGCGGAGACCGTGCTGGACCGGGTCGCCGTGATCGACGAGGGCCGGGTGATCGCCTGTGACACGCCCGGCGGGCTCAAGGCCCTGGTGGACGGCGACGTCCGGCTCGACCTGGTCTGGCGCACCGAGGCGCCCACCGGCGTCCCGGCCGTCGCCGCGCTGGCCGAACGGGCGGAACGCACCGGCCGCCGCTGGACCGTCCGCACCACCCCCGAGCAGGCCAGGGAACTGGTCGCGGCGGTCACCACCGGCCCCGCCTTCGCCGCCCTGGACGACTTCACCCTGGCCACCCCGAGCCTGGAGGACGCCTACCTCAAGCTCGGCGGCCGCCACGGGGGACTGGTCCGATGA